Proteins co-encoded in one Arachis hypogaea cultivar Tifrunner chromosome 11, arahy.Tifrunner.gnm2.J5K5, whole genome shotgun sequence genomic window:
- the LOC112720243 gene encoding alpha-1,3-mannosyl-glycoprotein 2-beta-N-acetylglucosaminyltransferase yields MAKNFCDFRILLLVAAGVFIYIQMRLFATQSEYADRLAAAIEAENTCTSQMRSLIDQISLQQGRIVALEEERNRRDQECGQMKSLVQDLERKDVQRLINKVQVPVAAVVIMACNRADYLERTINSVLKYQKPISSRYPLFVSQDGSNADVRSKALSYDQLSYMQHLDLKPVQTERPGELIAYYKIARHYKWALDQLFYHHNFSRVIILEDDMEIAPDFFDYFEATAALLDKDKSIMAVSSWNDNGQKQFVHDPYELYRSDFFPGLGWMLARSTWDELSPKWPKAYWDDWLRLKENHRGRQFIRPEVCRTYNFGELGSSLGQFFRQYLEPIKLNDVQVDWKSKDLSYLQEDKYAQHFANIVAKAKPVSGVNVLQETNNIDGDVRIKYRDQSDFEYIAGQFGIFQEWKDGVPRTAYKGVVVFRYPSTSGRRVFLVGPESLKLLRIKDS; encoded by the exons ATGGCGAAAAATTTCTGCGATTTTCGGATCCTTCTCTTGGTTGCAGCTGGTGTTTTCATCTACATtcag ATGAGGCTTTTCGCAACACAATCAGAATACGCTGATCGCCTTGCCGCCGCT ATTGAAGCTGAAAATACTTGTACGAGTCAAATGCGATCACTGATCGACCAGATTAGCTTGCAACAAGGACGAATTGTGGCCCTAGAAG AAGAGAGGAATCGCCGAGATCAAGAATGTGGACAGATGAAGTCTCTTGTTCAAGATCTTGAAA GAAAAGATGTGCAGAGGCTGATCAACAAAGTTCAG GTTCCAGTGGCAGCTGTTGTGATCATGGCATGTAATCGCGCTGATTACCTAGAGAGGACTATCAATTCTGTATTGAA ATACCAAAAACCCATTTCTTCAAGATATCCTCTATTTGTATCTCAG GATGGATCAAATGCTGATGTTAGAAGTAAGGCATTGAGCTATGACCAGTTGTCCTATATGCAG CACTTAGATTTGAAACCAGTTCAAACTGAAAGACCAGGGGAGTTAATTGCTTACTACAAGATTGCAC GTCATTACAAGTGGGCTCTAGATCAGCTGTTTTACCATCATAACTTTAGCCGAGTAATCATTCTTGAAG ATGACATGGAAATAGCTCCtgatttctttgattattttGAAGCTACAGCAGCTCTCCTTGACAAGGATAA GTCAATTATGGCTGTTTCCTCATGGAATGACAATGGACAGAAGCAGTTTGTACATGACCCAT ATGAACTATATCGGTCAGACTTCTTTCCTGGGCTAGGATGGATGCTTGCTAGATCTACATGGGATGAACTGTCACCAAAATGGCCAAAGG CTTACTGGGATGACTGGTTGAGGCTAAAAGAGAATCACAGAGGACGACAGTTTATCCGACCGGAAGTATGCAGAACATATAACTTCGGTGAGCTT GGTTCTAGTTTGGGACAGTTTTTTAGGCAATATCTTGAGCCAATCAAGCTGAACGACGTCCAG GTTGATTGGAAGTCAAAGGACTTGAGCTATTTGCAGGAG GATAAATATGCCCAACACTTTGCTAACATTGTTGCCAAAGCCAAACCTGTCTCTGGAGTTAACGTGCTTCAAGAGACGAATAATATAGATGGCGATGTACGTATCAAGTATAGAGATCAATCAGACTTCGAATACATCGCTGGTCAATTTGGTATATTTCAAGAGTGGAAG GATGGTGTGCCCAGGACAGCCTACAAAGGAGTAGTCGTTTTCAGATATCCGTCCACAAGCGGTAGGCGTGTATTCCTTGTTGGTCCTGAATCTTTGAAGCTACTCCGGATTAAAGATTCATAG